The Macaca thibetana thibetana isolate TM-01 chromosome 9, ASM2454274v1, whole genome shotgun sequence region AAGTAACTTTATGCAGATTACCTCCAATACCATTacaggccttgatataatcaactaaatgtgtTTTCCCTCTGATAGGtcacagagcagcctggcaatcAGGATTAGCATTGCCAAAAGCTAATAACTGCAACACTATAATCCTGAACAGCCAAATCtgcaatcatctttttaagagactcctgtaaatgagctataaaatcaacatatggCTCTCTTGGTCcctgttttatagcactaaaggaagGGTATTGTTCTCCACCTGTAGTGATTTTTTCCCAAGTTCGAACACACACTCCGCTAAGCTGTTCTATGGTATCATCCTGCATGACCACTTGTGCATCTAAACCAGCCCAGTCGCCAACCCccaaaagttggtctgcagttatattaaCTTGGGATTGAGCCTGGACATTGTGAGCAGCCTTAATGTAAACTTCGTCTGCCCACCtagttttaaattgtaagaattGAGCAGGAGTTAGACAAGCTTGAGTAAGAGTGTCCCAGTCAGTAGGGATCATCTGACTGGAAACAGCAACATTTTTTAACAGACCCATTATaaaaggagaacctggtccataCTGATTTatagcttgtttaaattctttgagtaatttaaaaggaaaaggctcaaatgtagctatGTTTCTCTGTTGATCTGGggggtgtattctaacagggaactgccaagcctctaaatcaccctgtcgtctagcttgctgaattcctgcctgaatagaactaagaGTGGTCGCTCAAGGCACTGCTTGAACAGTCACTGGTTCAACTACTTTTTGCCCagtgtcctccagaaaagaaagatttggagggccattttcttcaaaataataatgagggagtgcagaagggtagggatgaacctctccttcctttgccGCTTTGGCTATAGCTGGTAAATAAACAtgctctgtaacctcttctgttacttcattATACTCTCGTTCCTCCTAATCTtcagtgtgaaaaagttccaaggtgAAACTAATCAGACCCCAAACTTGCCCCATGGTTACCCTGATCCTTCcaagctccccttcttactcaccacagGGATTTCTTTAAGAGTACTCAGGTGTCCTCTAGCTAGTTTTCCATTCCAAACATCACTCCAGTGACCCTCCGACCTGCATCTGAGACCCCATGATGGATGCCACTtgctgagaccacctcagtcagGGAGACTATAACCCAGTGGCActggaggaattaaagacacacacacagaaatacagaaatgtgaagtgggaaatctggggtctcacagccttcagagctgagagcccagaacagagatttacccacgtatttattaacagcaaaccagtcattagcattgtttctacaggtattaaattaactaaaagtatcctttatgggaaatgaagggacggactgaattaaaggaatagtttgggctagttaactgcagcaggagcatgtccttaaggaacagattgctcatgctattgtttgtggcttaagaatgcctttaagcagttttctgaTCTGGgtaggccaggtgttccttgccctcattcctgtaaacccacaaccttccagcttgggcattagggccattatgaacatgttacagtgctgcagagattttgtttatggccaattttggggccagtttattgccagattttggggggcctgctCCCAAGAGCCCTCATATTTTATTGGTGAAAAGACAGACCCCAAGAGACAATAAAATAGATGCGTGGTTTCTACTGTAGGGTTGATCCTGTAACAATCTGGGTCTGAACTGTGCAGGTCCATTTacagaggattttaaaaaataaatgcagtagGTCCGTATAGACAGTTTCCACATTTGAAACCAAACGTAGCAGGAAAATACAGTATTGGCCAAGTTCCAGGCCTACATGCACGGAGGGTCGACTTTTCCTACCCACAGGCTCCACAAGGCTGATTTCAGGACCTGAGCATGCATGGATTTGTGCCAAGACCAGCTCGGTTGTGGAGAGCCCAACCCAGCGGTGCTAGAGGAATGAATataaacacagagaaataaagtgCAAAGTGGGAATCAGAGGGCTAACacccttcagagctgagagccacaAACAGAGTTTGACCCACATGTTTATTGACAACAAGCCAGTGATAAGGATTGCTTCTATAGGTTATGGATTagctaaaagtattccttacCAAAAACAAAGCATTCTTAGTGAGGAGCAGAGAGAGTCTCTGGCTGATTATCTGCAGCAAAAACATGTTGTTAAGGCACAGGCCTCTCATGTTATTGTTTGTGGTTTGAGCAGTTTTCCTCCCCAggcaggccaggtgttccttaCCCTGCTCCAGTAAACCAACAACTTCTAGCAGTTTGTGTCATAGCCATCACTAGCACGTCACATTGCTGCAAAAATCCTGTTTATGGCCAATTTCTTTAAGGCCTGTTTATGACAGGCTTAAGGCGTGTTCCCAGCATGTCCCTCTTTCTGTTTTTGCAAAGtgataaaagcaaaggcagctttgtcATAGTGGCTTTCTCACAGGTTTTGGGATCAGCATCTGCAGACtacacaaagacaaacaacacagattaaaggcacaatcatcattgaaatcacagagcctCCAATTGTCTTGACCCATTTTAATGGGTTAATATCTGCTAATACATCTGCAGCTCCTTCAAGCACTTCAGTTCCTGGCATTAACGTCAGATGTGCCTGAGAGGCTTGAAATACATGTTCCTTCAGTTTTGCAATATCCAAAGATAAATTTCCAGGATGACCCTTTAAATGTCTCTTAACTATTTCCCACTCATGCTCCATTTCATTATACAGGTGAAGAGTAATACAAAACTCAGAAGtattccaatcacattgtaaCTGCATTCTATATTTTAAACTAACTACACAATCTCTCAACCATACGATAGTTTGTCAGCGATCATTAGTCTGATTAGCTAATTTCTGGTCTATATTAGTTTGGGAATTCCACAGCAAAGCAGATTTTTTCTGCCAATTATTTACATAGTCTGCTGTTTGTACTGTGTTGGCAAAGCAACTCCAGCTACCACGGCAGTAGCTGTGACAGCAATCAATCCTGTaatgattaaaattaaagtaGCAATGAAACACTGAGAGTGCCTCAAAATCTTTGAAGAATTTCAGTAATCATATGCACAGGAGGAGAGGCTTTTCAAGGATGGGAAATCTTTACAGGTATCCATACTCCTTCTTGGGCTCTTACTGCTAAGAGAGAATGATCAGCATTATACAAGGAAGAATTCAGACAAGAAAACAATCTACATTTTTGACAAGTCACATGATGATTAGGGAGATCAAGTTTTAAATCACTCACTACAAACAGAAAGGGAGGACAGACACAACTCTGTATCCAGACTGAATCATTGTGAGCCAATTCTAACATGCAATTAGGATTATATTGGGTTGGCTTAGTATATTTCCCTTCCCAAATCTTTATCTTTTACAGTGCCATTAATATTTTCCACAACTCTttatgtttagctcctacagCAGGCCACATCATTTGgggttgaggtgccactataccaCATGTCCAAATAATAGGAACTTTTGCTGTACTTCTTATAGTGTCTACCATCTGATCATTTTCTTTAGATTCAGGGTGACCATTACCTACAGATTGAGAGGTGAGCCTCATAAATGCTCCTTTATGTGACCAATCAATAATGGCTCCATATGAATCATTACACAACAACTCTGCCTGCCCTGCAATACAATCTTCCCAAGCAAACACCTTCATTTTTTCTGACCATATACAATCCACTATACAGACAGGTTTTTGAGGGCAGTAAACTTCAGTTACAGGAGCATAATCATTGCAATAAATACTAAGAACAGAAAGCATATGTAATTTTGCCATGAAGATGTTACATTCAGGCACTATTGCCAGCCAAGATTGATGACTGGGAGGTAAATACCCGTTGGCTTTTCCCAAGCAAATAGTTAAATGCTCAAATCCCAAGGAAATATTCATAATCATTCCCTCCTCTTTGGGGTGAGATGGGCCTCTATCATCTGTAGAACCAGGTATCCAAAAGCTATCATTAGTGTATACCTCCACTGGGAGGTCTAACCATGTTACTGGCCATAGAAGTGGTGGAAAAGGAATatatgcccaataagtataaCTGTTTTTTGTTTCGGCAGGTACTGGAGGAATACTCACAGTAATGGTGAGCACAGCCATCATAGCTACCATTAGATTACTCATTGTAACTGGTTGTTCCACTGTCTTCAGACTTTCTTCCACCATCTGTGTTGACTTCTTGATCTGGCCACACATGGGTTGCTGTGCCTGATGAGTGTTGCTTGCTGGGACTGGTGTCTTCCTTATTGTCAGTCTTGATGTGGCTGCAACCAGGGGGTCCTTGGGTTCCTCCCAAAATCTCTTCCTCggcatctggctcatgataacgtttcaggtgtcttgatggtatccaaatcAGCTGCTAGTTTTGGTCTGGAGAAATACAAGCATAACGTCTACTGcatgttattattttacctatttccaaacttttttttatcGGATCTCTCCACTAAAccagttgttctgcttctgtctttgaagctggtttctgtagatgctaTTCAGCTGCTGATAGCTCTGGCCTTTaggcaggctcaaaaaatttaaagtcaataATGCTAGATTCAATTGCATATGTAGAGTCCCGTAGTCATTGTCTCCCCCTTTCTGTTTTTTCAATTGTCATTTTAGCGAGATAGTCATTCATTCCACAATGGCTTTTTCCTTGTGAATTATATGGGATGCCAGTGATATGTTTAATATtccattgaaagaaaaatgtagccATAGTTTGACTAGTATATCCTGGGGGCATTGTCCATTTTAATGGAAGCTGGAATGCCCATGACTGTGAAGCATTGCAGAAGATGCTGTTTAACGCAGGCAGAAGATTCCCATTTGACAGGTAGCCCAAACAAAGTGAGAAAATGTTGtctacacatacatgcacataggCCAATTTACCAAAAGAAGGAACAGGAGTGACATATATTTGTCAAAGACAGTTTGGTTCTGATCCATGGAGGTTAACACCCCCAGTAAGGGATGGAGAATGAATCATTTGATAGGTAGGGCATTGTTGAATAATGTCTTTAGCCTCTTTCCAAGTATATTATATCTTCGTGTAATACCAGAGGCATTTACATGAGTCAAAGTGTGAAAGTGTTCAGCATTAGATAATTCTGTGGCAACTAAGCGGTCAGCCACTTGATTCTCTGTAGTTGAAGGTCCTGGAAGGGGTGTATGAGCTCTAATATGGGTAATGTAAAAAGTGTGCATTCTATTCCTAACTGCACTTTGTAACTaggtaaataaagtcatcagttgttaatctgtatgaaatcataactgagcattttcaattaattgtgtggaatgaaccacatATGCAGAATCAGAAATTACATTGACAGACATCTCAAGAGTAGTCAGCacctcaattacagctacaagctcCGTTTTTTGAGCTGAAGTACTGGGCATctggaaaactttactttttgatccagaataagaagctttaccattactagacctATTTGCAATAACATTTTCAGTACTTTCAATTGGTTTAAATGTAGTTATTCTAGGGAGAATCCAActagttaatttcaaaaattgaaataacttTGTTTTTGGAAAGTGATTATCAAGAACACCCATGAAATCAGCTAAATGAAGTTGCCAAGTAAGAGTATTTATAAAAGCCTGTTGTATTTGTGCCTTTGTAAGGGGGACGATAATTTTTCCAGGGTCATATccatgcaatttaaaaattcaagttcTCCCATTTTCTATCAGAGTAGCAATTTGATCCAAATAAGGAATTAGAGTCCGTGAAttagtatgtggaagaaaaagccatTCTACCAAGTCACACTCTTGGACAACACCACCAGTAGATGAATGCTGAGTTGGAAAAATCAGTAAGTCTGAAGTCTTTTCTGGATCTATTTATTTGAGCCTTATGCACTTGCTTCTCAATCAGCTGtatttctgcctcagtctcctttgtTACTTGCTGAGGGCTAGTGAGACTAGGATCTCCtttaaagatagaaaatagattactcATGGCATAGGTAGGAACAACTAGAGAAGGTCATGTCCAATTAATGtcccctagtaatttttgaaagtcactCAATGTTTTCAATTGATGCCTACATGCGGTTACTTTCTGTGGCACAAtggtagtgtcatttactaaggtcccTAAGTAGGAGTAAGGAGGagtagtctgaattttgtcaggagctATAATTAAACTGGCATGAGAAATCGAGTTTTGCAAGTGATCATAACATTGGAGTAATATTTCCTGAGTGGGGGCAGCACAAAGAATATTGTCcatataatgaataatgtaacACTGTGACATATTTTTTATGAGTAGGTTCGACAGCTTGTTCTACATAAGTCTGACAAATTGTTGGACTGTTTAACATGCCTTGTGGCAACACTTCCCAGTGAAAatgcttagcaggctgcaggttgtttaccaCAGGAATTGTAAATGGAAACCattcacagtcttgctcagctaagggGATAGTAACGAAACAGTCTTTTcaatctatgactattaaaggtcaattttttggaatcatagcaggagaaggcaatcctggctgCAATGCACCAgtaggttgtataactgaattaatGGCTGTAAGATCTGTCAACATTCTCCATTTATGTGACTTTTTCTTAATAACAAAGACTGGAGAATTCCAGGGGGAAAATGCTGGAGCTATGTGTCCTTTTCctaattgttcagtaactaaGTCCTCTgaagcctccagtttctcttcaCTCAGCAGCCactgttctatccaaattggcttatctgttaaccattttaaaggtataggttctgaaggcttaacaatggccgccatcaaaaatgatatctTAACCCTGGTGAGAATTCTGTCCTTTCACTTGAAGTGGTTTCTTTAACCcttgtaaattttttcttaatcCCATGCCAGACACATACACCATCTCTTGCATCATATGCTGACTCTGAGagctatataattgttctggaattaaCACTTGTGTGCTCCATTGctataataaatctcttccttATAAATTTACAGGTACAAAAGTTacaattggttgaatagtcccagaTTGTTCATTGAGtccttcacaatgcaaaatataactactttgatatacttcagaggctttaccaactccaactgTGTTAAATTGAGTGAGTTGAATTGGCCATGTGGATgtccagtgctgtagagaaatgattgaaatgtctgctcctgtatctaccaatcctttaaaatttttccctgaatagttatttcacaggtaggatgtTTATCATTAATTTGATCCACCCAATAACcttctttgctttatttatttgtgcttccaaatcctcctgttcatttcatttcactttttcccattcccacatatggcacaatcaggagctgtgctatgtGCTCTACTgactctgctttccagggaacagaagtagatataacaatttgaatttccccattttaatctgaatcaatgactcctgtatgtatttgtaccCCTTTTAAACCTACAGTAGGTTttcctaaaagtaatcctattgtCCCCCCTGGCAATggtccacagactcctgttgggCACTTTTTGTgggggttccccaggcagaagtttcacagcttttgtgcagcataaagCTACTGCAGCACTACTGGCAGTGGTGGGGGACAGGCattgtacaggggtgagggaGTGGCCTCAGCCAGAAATTCCCCGGTTTGGAATGGGGCCTGGGACAGGCCCCTCATGGCATTTCCCAAAATTGggttcccatctttatcaaacttagagtgacactgattagcccagtgttttccttttttgcattttggacatatttcaggctCAGCAGTTTTCTATTTTCCCCCAACTGGTGGTCTGACTCACCGATGTTTTCTACATTCTTTCTTAGTATGACCATGTTTCCCACAACCAGCTCCAGGAAACAGAGTATTTCTTTTACccactctcagtcctgccattgcctgGGCCAGTAGAGTAGCTTTATACAGATTACCTCTGACACCATCACAAGCTTTAATATAGTCAACCAAATGTGCTCTTCCTCTAATAGGTCACAGAGCGGCTTGGCACTCAGGATTGGCTTTGTCGAAAGCTAATAACTGCAACACTATATCCTTAGCAGCCGAATCTACAATTAcctttttaagagactcctgtaaccTGGCTATAAAACCTGCATAAGGTTCTTTGGGCCCCTGCTTGTCAGCACTAAAGGAAGGGTGTTGTTTTCCTcctgaagtgattttttcccCAAGCTCTAATGCACACTCCTCTAAGCTGCTCTATGGCATCATCCTGCATAACCACTGTACATTTATCTAAACCAGCGCAGCCACAAACCCccaaaagttggtctgcagttatattaatttgacGTTGGGCCTGGACATTGTGAAGagcctgaatggaagcttcatctgcccaccaagttttaaatCAAAAGAACTGAGCAGGAATCAGACTAGCTCGAGTAAGAGCATCCCACTCAGTAGGAATCATCCGACTAGAGACAGCAACATTCCTTAACAGTCtcattacaaaaggagaacctggtccataTTGATTAATAGCTTGCTTAAattctttaagtattttaaaaggaaaaggttcAAATGTAGCTACAATATTCTCCTGTTGATCAGGTGAGTatattctaacagggaactgccaagcaTCCATATCACCCTCTCATCTAGCTTGGTggattcctgcctgaatagaactgagAGCAGTCGCTCCAGGTGCTGCtcgaacagtcactggggcaactacttttcacTCAGCgtcctccagaaaagaaagatctggaggatcaggccactctttttcttcaaaatgatgAGGGGGTGCAGAGGGGTAGGGACAAACCTCTCCCTCCTTTGTCACTTTAGCTGGCAAGCAAacctgctctgtcacctcttcTTTTACTTCGTTGtactctccttcttcctctgatTCCTCCTCCTCGTCATGTGTGGAAAGGCTCCAAGGTGGAATGAACCAGAGCCCACACTGACCAGACAGTTATAGGAATATCCTCGGCACCATCCTTATATGCCTTTTTCAGTGTGCTGCCTACCTTTTCCTAGACCTCTATATTCATACTTCCTTGGTCCGGAAACCAGGGGCAATATTTCTCCACCGCACTAGAAATCTGCATGAGTCAGCTAGTGCTAACCTTCATTCCCCCTTTTCTGAGGAGCTGCCGAAGCAGACTCAAATAAGTCACCTGCCTGCTCGACccttgtcccattgttaccctgatgtttccgagctccccttcttacttACCATGGGGATTGCTTAAGAGTACTCTGGGTCCTTCAGCATAGTTTCACGTTCTCCACCCATCGCTCCAGTGACCCTTCAACCCAAGTTCGAGCCCCATGTTGGGTGCCACTTGTGGAGACCCCAACCCAGCGGCATgagaggaatgaaaaaaaaaaaaaaaaaagacagagaaataaagTGCAAAGTGGGAATCAGGGGGCtaacagccttcagagctgacagcCACGAATAGAGTTTGACCCActtatttattgacagcaagccggtgataagcattgtttttatagtttatagATTAGCTAAAAGCATTCCTTACAGGAAACAAAGCATTCTTAGCGAGGAGCAGAGTAACAGTCTCTGGCTGATTATCTGCAGCAAAAATATGTTGTTACAGCACAGgccactcatgctattgtttgtggtttgaGCAGTTTTCTGctctgggtgggccaggtgttccttacCCTGCTCCAGTAAACCAACAACTTCTAGCAGTTTGTGTCATAGCCATCACTAGCACGTCACATTGCTGCAGAAATcctgtttatggccagtttctTTAAGTCCTGTTTATGACAGGCTTAAGGCCTATTCCCAGCAGATATGGGTGTCCAAagtgggtcctggaaccaatcctctgGATGCCAAGGGACAACTGTGTTTGAACCACGGTTTGAGTCTGGAGAGATTAATGACAAGAGTTGCTAAGCATGGGAAGGATTTCTATGGTGGGACTGCATTGGACCACCTCTGAATGTGTGTATTATGACTCACTGGAGCCTGTTGTGTTAGCCCATAGGGAGGATAATTATTGATTGAAAGCTGCATAACTCAGCTAGTGCTAACCTTCATTCCCCCTTTTCTGAGGAGCTGCTGAAGCAGACTCAAATAAGTCACCTGCCTGCTTGACccttgtcccattgttaccctgatgtTTCCAAGCTCCCCTTCTTACTTACCATTGCTCATCCTCTATAGTTCAGTCAATTGAATATGCAGTTtagtaaattaaacaaatataaattattatttgattgGGGTTAGTGGGATAATAATAAGATTTACTCAGAGTATCCTAAAAACTCCccgttttatttagttttgtgaaATTACATCCTCTTTCCAATTCTGCAACATTTCCTTGCATGTTAAAACATTCTTCCCTGAACCCAAAATGAGTCTTTTACAACCCATCTctgatacaagaaaaaaagatatttcaacgAAAAACAGAGCTTGATTTTGTACCTAagctaaaaacaaacacaacaaaccCAGAAGTGTACCTGCTCTGCTCATTCCCTTGtgcccaagagaaaaaaaa contains the following coding sequences:
- the LOC126963113 gene encoding uncharacterized protein LOC126963113 isoform X2 yields the protein MSQMPRKRFWEEPKDPLVAATSRLTIRKTPVPASNTHQAQQPMCGQIKKSTQMVEESLKTVEQPVTMSNLMVAMMAVLTITSADADPKTCEKATMTKLPLLLSLCKNRKRDMLGTRLKPVINRP
- the LOC126963113 gene encoding endogenous retrovirus group K member 19 Env polyprotein isoform X1 gives rise to the protein MSQMPRKRFWEEPKDPLVAATSRLTIRKTPVPASNTHQAQQPMCGQIKKSTQMVEESLKTVEQPVTMSNLMVAMMAVLTITVSIPPVPAETKNSYTYWAYIPFPPLLWPVTWLDLPVEVYTNDSFWIPGSTDDRGPSHPKEEGMIMNISLGFEHLTICLGKANGYLPPSHQSWLAIVPECNIFMAKLHMLSVLSIYCNDYAPVTEVYCPQKPVCIVDCIWSEKMKVFAWEDCIAGQAELLCNDSYGAIIDWSHKGAFMRLTSQSVGNGHPESKENDQMVDTIRSTAKVPIIWTCGIVAPQPQMMWPAVGAKHKELWKILMAL